From Salipiger profundus, a single genomic window includes:
- a CDS encoding S-(hydroxymethyl)glutathione dehydrogenase/class III alcohol dehydrogenase, with amino-acid sequence MRTRAAVALEAGKPLEIMEVNLEGPKAGEVLVEIKATGLCHTDEFTRSGADPEGLFPSILGHEGAGVVLEVGEGVTTLKPGDHVIPLYTPECRECASCLSGKTNLCTAIRNTQGQGLMPDGTTRFSMLDGTPIYHYMGCSTFANHTVMPEIALAKVRDDAPFDKICYIGCGVTTGIGAVINTAGVEIGSTAAVFGLGGIGLNVIQGLRMAGCDKIIGVDLNDDKQEMARKFGMTHFVNPSKVDDVKAEIINLTKTDFDPMGGVDYSFDATGNVKVMRDALECSHRGWGVSVIIGVAPAGAEISTRPFQLVTGRVWKGTAFGGAKGRTDVPKFVEWYMDGKIEIDPMITHKLTLDEINHGFELMHEGKSIRAVVEY; translated from the coding sequence ATGCGTACCCGTGCAGCCGTGGCCTTGGAGGCCGGCAAACCTTTGGAAATCATGGAAGTGAACCTCGAAGGGCCGAAGGCCGGCGAGGTTCTGGTCGAGATCAAGGCCACCGGGCTTTGCCACACCGATGAATTCACCCGTTCGGGCGCCGATCCCGAGGGCCTGTTTCCCTCGATCCTCGGCCACGAGGGCGCTGGCGTCGTGCTGGAAGTCGGCGAAGGCGTCACCACGCTGAAGCCGGGCGACCACGTGATCCCGCTCTACACCCCCGAGTGCCGCGAGTGCGCGTCCTGCCTGAGCGGCAAGACCAACCTCTGCACCGCGATCCGCAACACCCAGGGCCAGGGCCTCATGCCCGACGGCACCACGCGATTCTCGATGCTCGATGGCACCCCGATCTACCACTACATGGGCTGCTCGACCTTCGCGAACCACACGGTGATGCCCGAGATCGCGCTGGCCAAGGTCCGCGACGACGCGCCCTTCGACAAGATCTGCTACATCGGCTGCGGCGTCACCACCGGCATCGGCGCGGTGATCAACACCGCCGGCGTCGAGATCGGCTCGACCGCCGCGGTCTTCGGCCTTGGCGGCATCGGCCTCAACGTGATCCAGGGCCTGCGCATGGCGGGCTGCGACAAGATCATCGGTGTGGACCTGAACGACGACAAGCAGGAGATGGCACGCAAGTTCGGCATGACGCACTTCGTGAACCCCTCCAAGGTCGACGACGTGAAGGCCGAGATCATCAACCTGACCAAGACCGACTTCGACCCGATGGGCGGCGTGGACTACTCGTTCGACGCGACCGGCAACGTCAAGGTGATGCGCGACGCGCTGGAATGCTCGCATCGCGGCTGGGGCGTGTCGGTCATCATCGGCGTGGCTCCGGCGGGCGCGGAAATCAGCACCCGTCCGTTCCAGCTGGTCACCGGCCGCGTCTGGAAGGGCACCGCCTTCGGTGGCGCCAAGGGCCGCACCGACGTTCCGAAGTTCGTCGAGTGGTACATGGACGGCAAGATCGAGATCGACCCGATGATCACCCACAAGCTGACGCTGGACGAGATCAACCACGGCTTCGAGCTGATGCACGAAGGCAAGTCGATCCGGGCAGTGGTGGAGTACTGA
- the coxB gene encoding cytochrome c oxidase subunit II — translation MRRSLFLIILAVLSGCAGRHNWLASAGEEAHRVEELFWVLLVGAAIIWTGVIGAAVYAQRRQIDPSLEKQARRFIVWGGAVLPTVLVGGLLIWGLVILRDITSDEGDLTIRVDGERWWWRVIYETPEGDVVTANEIRLPVGQTALFRLTADDVIHSFWVPALGGKMDMIPGRETQLALTPRKTGNWGGLCAEFCGGAHALMRFDAIVMEEADFEAWLAHEAEPAEVAESDPGYTVFDEEGCGACHTIRGTEAEGPVGPDLTHLAAREKLGAGIYEMTPDNMARWITDTHEMKPDIDMPPYPDLSGARLDQLVAFLMSLD, via the coding sequence GTGCGGCGCAGCTTATTTCTCATCATTCTCGCGGTGCTCTCCGGCTGTGCGGGGCGACACAACTGGCTGGCCTCGGCAGGCGAAGAGGCCCACCGGGTCGAAGAGCTCTTCTGGGTTCTCCTTGTGGGGGCCGCGATCATCTGGACCGGGGTGATCGGCGCTGCCGTCTACGCCCAGCGCCGGCAGATCGACCCGTCTCTCGAAAAGCAGGCCCGTCGCTTCATCGTCTGGGGCGGCGCGGTATTACCGACCGTCCTCGTGGGCGGCCTCCTGATCTGGGGACTGGTCATCCTGCGCGACATCACCAGTGACGAGGGTGACCTGACCATCCGGGTGGACGGCGAACGCTGGTGGTGGCGGGTGATCTACGAAACGCCCGAAGGCGACGTGGTCACCGCCAACGAGATCCGGCTTCCGGTCGGACAGACGGCGCTGTTCCGGCTCACCGCCGACGACGTGATCCACAGTTTCTGGGTGCCCGCGCTTGGCGGCAAGATGGACATGATCCCCGGCCGCGAAACCCAGCTTGCGCTCACGCCGCGCAAGACCGGCAACTGGGGCGGGCTCTGCGCCGAATTCTGCGGCGGCGCCCACGCACTGATGCGCTTCGATGCCATCGTCATGGAGGAGGCCGACTTCGAGGCCTGGCTCGCGCATGAGGCCGAACCCGCCGAGGTCGCCGAAAGCGACCCCGGCTACACGGTCTTCGACGAGGAAGGCTGCGGCGCCTGCCACACAATCCGCGGCACCGAGGCCGAGGGCCCCGTCGGTCCCGACCTCACCCACCTGGCCGCCCGCGAGAAGCTCGGCGCCGGCATCTACGAGATGACGCCCGACAACATGGCGCGCTGGATCACTGACACGCACGAGATGAAGCCCGACATCGACATGCCCCCCTACCCCGACCTCTCCGGCGCGCGGCTCGACCAGCTCGTCGCCTTCCTGATGAGCCTGGACTGA
- the ctaD gene encoding cytochrome c oxidase subunit I, producing MTKEIDLSKLPPPEPYDEARNQAQRKRLMDVWREPPGWKVISAVNNDHIGKWYLLTSFGFFTFAGILALLIRVQLAVPNNELFSQSLYNQLFTLHGTAMMFLFAVPIFEAVAILVLPEILGARDLPFPRLSAFGFWCFVIGGVFVCVSIFFGVAPDGGWFMYTPLSSDPDYSGLGTDIWLLGLSFIEVSSIAAAVELIVGVLKSRPPGMRLNLMPLYCWYVLVVAGMILFAFPPLIAGDLLLEMERAFGWAFFDVDRGGDPLLWQHLFWIFGHPEVYIIFLPSIALIATMLPTFAGRPMVGHSWIVLSAVGVAFLSFGLWVHHMFTTGLPEISLSFFSAASEAVAVPTGIQIFCFIATMLVSKVRHSVPMLFAGGALAIFVFGGLTGVMVALVPFDWQAHDSYFVVAHLHYTLIGGMLFPLFAGIHYWYPFVTQRKMNDRAGTWSFWLMFGGFNLAFLPMHWTGIMGMPRRVWTYDLSDGWAVLNMVSTVGAFVFAAGFAVLAVNVLWPRGKQPPTTRNLWNAGTMEWGQEVPDKPWGIRSIPYIHTRYPLWEQPDILGQIDRGEWFLPDAEEGKRELIVTDILDARPLFVQRVGGPSFLTIGSAVCLGLVFILATFHLWALTLLFGAGFVGFTLWWLWTGTSQIPEKPEKYAGRGLTLPTYAQGNRSPGWWAVFITMTGDMTAFMGLVFSYFFYWTALDDFFPTAGQLPDFGWLLLGLALMLGSWLMTVTARNRLGAWERGQAMALLLGALPVGLAGIGAWAWAAWTKGLDPTANSFDAMVWMLILWLGLHLLLSWVMHLYTTARIWRRICTGDYRADLMNLTLFTHFLALTAVVTFALLALFPMLMGVM from the coding sequence ATGACCAAAGAGATCGACCTGTCGAAACTCCCGCCGCCCGAGCCCTACGACGAGGCGCGCAACCAGGCCCAGCGCAAGCGCCTCATGGACGTCTGGCGCGAACCGCCCGGCTGGAAAGTCATCTCGGCGGTCAACAACGATCACATCGGCAAGTGGTACCTGCTGACCTCCTTCGGCTTCTTCACCTTCGCCGGCATCCTCGCGCTGCTGATCCGGGTGCAGCTCGCGGTTCCGAACAACGAGCTGTTCAGCCAGAGTCTCTACAACCAGCTGTTCACGCTGCACGGCACGGCGATGATGTTCCTCTTCGCGGTGCCGATCTTCGAGGCGGTGGCGATCCTCGTGCTGCCCGAGATCCTCGGCGCGCGCGACCTGCCGTTCCCGCGCCTGTCGGCCTTCGGCTTCTGGTGCTTCGTCATCGGCGGCGTCTTCGTCTGCGTCTCGATCTTCTTCGGCGTCGCGCCAGACGGCGGCTGGTTCATGTATACGCCGCTGTCGTCCGACCCGGACTACTCGGGCCTCGGCACCGACATCTGGCTTCTGGGCCTGTCGTTCATCGAGGTCAGCTCGATCGCCGCCGCCGTCGAGCTGATCGTCGGCGTGCTGAAGTCGCGTCCCCCGGGGATGCGGCTGAACCTCATGCCGCTCTACTGCTGGTACGTGCTGGTCGTCGCGGGGATGATCCTCTTCGCCTTCCCGCCGCTGATCGCCGGCGACCTGCTTCTCGAGATGGAGCGCGCCTTTGGCTGGGCCTTCTTCGACGTGGACCGGGGCGGCGACCCGCTGCTGTGGCAGCACCTGTTCTGGATCTTCGGCCACCCCGAGGTCTACATCATCTTCCTGCCCTCGATCGCGCTCATCGCGACCATGCTGCCGACCTTCGCCGGCCGGCCCATGGTGGGCCATTCATGGATCGTGCTGAGCGCGGTGGGCGTGGCCTTCCTGAGCTTCGGGCTCTGGGTGCACCACATGTTCACCACCGGCCTGCCAGAGATATCGCTGAGCTTCTTCTCGGCCGCGTCCGAGGCCGTGGCGGTGCCCACCGGCATCCAGATCTTCTGCTTCATCGCGACGATGCTCGTCTCGAAGGTCCGCCATTCGGTGCCGATGCTCTTTGCCGGCGGCGCGTTGGCGATCTTCGTCTTCGGCGGGCTGACCGGCGTCATGGTCGCGCTGGTGCCCTTCGACTGGCAGGCGCACGACAGCTACTTCGTCGTGGCGCACCTGCATTACACGCTGATCGGCGGCATGCTGTTCCCGCTCTTCGCCGGCATCCACTACTGGTATCCCTTCGTCACCCAGCGAAAGATGAACGACCGCGCCGGCACCTGGAGCTTCTGGCTGATGTTCGGCGGCTTCAACCTTGCCTTCCTGCCGATGCACTGGACCGGCATCATGGGCATGCCGCGCCGGGTCTGGACCTATGACCTCAGCGATGGCTGGGCGGTGCTCAACATGGTCTCGACCGTGGGCGCCTTCGTCTTCGCGGCGGGCTTCGCGGTGCTGGCGGTCAACGTGCTCTGGCCGCGCGGCAAGCAGCCGCCCACGACGCGCAACCTCTGGAACGCCGGCACCATGGAGTGGGGCCAGGAAGTGCCGGACAAGCCTTGGGGCATCCGCTCGATTCCCTATATCCACACCCGCTACCCGCTGTGGGAACAGCCCGACATCCTCGGCCAGATCGACCGGGGCGAGTGGTTCCTCCCCGACGCCGAGGAAGGCAAGCGCGAGCTGATCGTCACCGACATCCTCGACGCGCGCCCGCTCTTCGTGCAGCGCGTCGGCGGCCCCAGCTTCCTGACAATCGGGTCGGCGGTCTGTCTCGGGCTGGTGTTCATCCTCGCGACCTTCCACCTCTGGGCGCTGACCCTGCTGTTCGGCGCGGGCTTCGTCGGCTTCACCCTGTGGTGGCTCTGGACCGGCACCTCGCAGATCCCGGAGAAGCCCGAGAAATATGCGGGCCGCGGGCTGACGCTGCCGACCTACGCGCAGGGCAACCGCTCGCCCGGCTGGTGGGCTGTCTTCATCACCATGACCGGCGACATGACCGCCTTCATGGGTCTGGTGTTCAGCTACTTCTTCTACTGGACGGCGCTCGACGACTTCTTCCCAACGGCCGGGCAGCTTCCGGACTTCGGCTGGCTGCTGCTCGGCCTTGCCCTGATGCTCGGCTCGTGGCTGATGACCGTCACCGCGCGCAACCGGCTGGGCGCATGGGAGCGCGGGCAGGCGATGGCACTGCTGCTCGGCGCGCTGCCGGTGGGGCTGGCGGGAATCGGCGCATGGGCATGGGCGGCGTGGACGAAGGGGCTCGACCCCACCGCCAACAGCTTCGACGCGATGGTCTGGATGCTGATCCTGTGGCTGGGCCTGCACCTGCTGCTGAGCTGGGTCATGCACCTTTATACGACGGCCCGCATCTGGCGACGGATCTGCACCGGCGACTATCGCGCGGACCTGATGAACCTCACGCTCTTCACCCACTTCCTCGCGCTGACGGCGGTGGTCACCTTCGCTCTGCTCGCGCTATTCCCGATGCTGATGGGGGTGATGTGA
- a CDS encoding cytochrome c oxidase assembly protein codes for MLGRLPPRRIAALALLAALWLGPLPALATGSMVLHMVLHLGVTAVVPALWAPRLRLPSGAMALTLGAVAEMVVVWAWHLPGPHLWARFTSTGFALEQLSFLGAGLLLWGSVRAAGGFGGAVVLLATTMHMTLLGALIGLSPRDLYGGICAGHLGLSALQEQQLAGALMAGGGGAIYLVAALRRLGSALDLTEART; via the coding sequence ATGCTAGGCAGGCTGCCTCCCCGCCGTATCGCGGCGCTGGCGCTGCTCGCGGCGCTGTGGCTCGGACCGCTGCCGGCGCTCGCCACCGGCTCGATGGTGCTGCACATGGTGCTGCATCTCGGCGTCACGGCGGTGGTGCCGGCGCTCTGGGCGCCGCGCCTGCGGCTGCCCTCGGGAGCCATGGCCCTGACGCTGGGCGCGGTGGCCGAGATGGTCGTGGTCTGGGCGTGGCACCTGCCGGGCCCGCATCTCTGGGCACGCTTCACTTCCACCGGCTTCGCGCTGGAGCAGCTGTCGTTCCTCGGCGCGGGGCTGCTGCTCTGGGGCAGCGTCCGCGCGGCCGGAGGCTTCGGCGGCGCGGTGGTGCTGCTGGCCACGACGATGCACATGACGCTGCTCGGCGCGCTGATCGGGCTCAGCCCGCGCGATCTCTACGGCGGCATCTGCGCCGGCCACCTCGGCCTCAGCGCCCTGCAGGAGCAGCAGCTCGCCGGGGCGCTGATGGCAGGTGGCGGCGGCGCGATCTACCTCGTCGCGGCGCTGCGCCGGCTCGGCAGCGCGCTCGACCTGACGGAGGCACGGACATGA
- a CDS encoding c-type cytochrome — translation MKRWIWGGLAALVVAGNAFYWLAPYNIAASVPHLPGVSQVLHQYMRNAVAVRAMGKEIPRQVDLDDPGLIRLGAGHFATGCMTCHGAPGIPRNPVVEGMRPAPPTLTSEDFDRREFWWIARHGFKYTGMPAWPGEGRNDEPWAMAAFLSRYDDFDRAGFEEAALGRAGAYDSAGVRFGGLPGAIPQEVGCARCHGEDGLGRDGTAPKLAGQSEGWLTLVLGAYAAGHRESGFMEPMAAPLSDETIAGISQRYAGMDAAWKGDPLPFGDAARGAEIARRGDEHEDIASCASCHEGGETDGLSPERADTPRIAGQDGYWIVNWLEMYRDGPVPETPRAHLMQAAAERLSDDNIADLAAYYASLGAE, via the coding sequence ATGAAACGCTGGATCTGGGGCGGGCTCGCCGCGCTCGTCGTCGCGGGCAACGCCTTCTACTGGCTCGCGCCCTACAACATCGCGGCCTCGGTCCCGCATCTGCCCGGCGTGAGCCAGGTGCTGCATCAGTACATGCGCAACGCCGTCGCCGTCCGGGCCATGGGCAAGGAGATCCCGCGCCAGGTGGATCTCGACGACCCCGGGCTGATCCGCCTGGGCGCCGGGCATTTTGCCACCGGCTGCATGACCTGCCACGGCGCGCCCGGCATCCCGCGCAACCCGGTGGTCGAGGGCATGCGCCCCGCCCCGCCGACGCTCACCTCCGAGGATTTCGACCGGCGCGAGTTCTGGTGGATCGCCCGCCATGGCTTCAAGTATACCGGCATGCCCGCCTGGCCCGGCGAGGGCCGCAACGACGAGCCCTGGGCGATGGCGGCCTTCCTGTCGCGCTACGATGATTTCGACCGGGCGGGGTTCGAGGAAGCGGCCCTTGGCAGGGCCGGCGCCTATGACAGCGCCGGCGTGCGCTTCGGCGGCCTGCCCGGCGCGATCCCGCAGGAAGTGGGCTGCGCCCGCTGCCACGGCGAGGACGGGCTCGGCCGCGACGGCACCGCACCCAAGCTCGCGGGACAGTCCGAAGGCTGGCTGACGCTGGTGCTGGGCGCCTATGCCGCGGGCCACCGCGAAAGCGGCTTCATGGAGCCCATGGCCGCGCCCCTGTCGGACGAGACCATCGCCGGCATCTCGCAACGCTACGCCGGGATGGACGCCGCCTGGAAGGGCGATCCGCTGCCCTTCGGCGATGCGGCGCGCGGCGCCGAGATCGCCCGGCGCGGAGACGAGCACGAAGACATCGCGAGCTGCGCCTCCTGCCACGAGGGCGGCGAGACGGACGGGCTGTCGCCGGAACGCGCCGACACGCCGCGCATTGCCGGGCAGGATGGTTACTGGATCGTCAACTGGCTTGAGATGTATCGCGACGGGCCGGTGCCCGAGACTCCGCGCGCGCACCTGATGCAGGCCGCCGCCGAGCGGCTCAGCGACGACAACATCGCCGACCTCGCGGCCTACTACGCCTCGCTCGGCGCCGAGTGA
- a CDS encoding DsbA family protein, translating to MTINRRALIGAGLTAGALGSVVGLPHLARAQSPSIDEVLNDPVAPEQGNPEGDVTIVEYFDYQCPYCKAMHPLLRDVVEADGNVRLVMKDWPIFGPPSTYATRLALGAVGLDRYAAVNAALMDTEARLTQEQVEEVVGAVVTLEEAQASYRENADKWNALLQRNDRQAVALGFRGTPAFAIGTTLYGGVLDRETLTGAIAKARSA from the coding sequence ATGACCATCAACCGCAGGGCGCTCATCGGCGCCGGGCTGACCGCCGGCGCGCTGGGCAGCGTCGTCGGGCTGCCGCATCTCGCCCGCGCGCAGTCGCCGAGCATCGACGAGGTGCTGAACGATCCGGTGGCGCCCGAGCAGGGCAACCCAGAGGGCGACGTCACCATCGTCGAGTATTTCGACTACCAGTGCCCCTACTGCAAAGCCATGCACCCGCTGCTGCGGGACGTGGTGGAGGCCGACGGCAACGTACGGCTGGTGATGAAGGACTGGCCGATTTTCGGGCCGCCCTCGACCTATGCCACGCGGCTGGCGCTGGGCGCGGTCGGGCTCGACCGCTACGCGGCGGTCAACGCGGCGCTGATGGACACCGAGGCCCGGCTCACGCAGGAGCAGGTCGAAGAGGTGGTGGGGGCCGTTGTCACCCTCGAGGAGGCCCAGGCGAGCTACCGCGAGAACGCCGACAAATGGAATGCGCTGTTGCAGCGCAACGACAGGCAGGCGGTGGCCCTTGGCTTCCGGGGGACGCCGGCCTTTGCCATCGGCACCACACTCTACGGCGGTGTGCTCGACCGCGAGACGCTGACCGGCGCGATCGCCAAGGCCCGTTCGGCCTGA
- a CDS encoding L,D-transpeptidase: MTPSSRIRAAAGLTVAALLAACTQPPASTSPAQVTAPQPQPTPDTVMSDTGNLQEVVEVPPEPPRKQPLSPETRAMYAATEDNGLQVPAIEDKYLSEDKKRQLVDYYAPFEPGTIIVDPGAKRLYHLQGDDTAMRYTVAVGAAGREFSGEARIPYQRDWPTWTPTQSMIEREPDVYTQFEDGMEGGLDNPLGARALYLHQGGEDTLYRIHGTRSPWSIGKAVSSGCIRLFNQDVIHLADQVSSGTRVIVLSAAETGKYTRPPSDIADGGQSPAASPASGTPDIAGMAEQTLDALPPEPG, encoded by the coding sequence ATGACACCCTCTTCCCGCATCAGGGCAGCGGCGGGGCTGACCGTCGCGGCGCTGCTCGCCGCCTGCACGCAGCCACCGGCCTCCACCTCCCCGGCGCAGGTGACCGCGCCGCAACCCCAACCCACCCCCGACACCGTGATGTCCGACACCGGCAACCTGCAGGAGGTGGTCGAGGTGCCGCCGGAGCCGCCGCGCAAGCAGCCGCTCAGCCCCGAGACGCGCGCCATGTACGCGGCCACCGAGGATAACGGGCTGCAGGTGCCGGCGATCGAAGACAAGTATCTCAGCGAGGACAAGAAGCGCCAGCTCGTCGATTACTACGCGCCGTTCGAGCCGGGCACGATCATCGTCGATCCCGGCGCCAAGCGGCTCTACCACCTGCAGGGCGACGACACGGCGATGCGCTACACGGTGGCCGTGGGCGCGGCGGGGCGCGAGTTCTCGGGCGAGGCCAGGATCCCCTACCAGCGCGACTGGCCGACGTGGACGCCGACGCAGAGCATGATCGAGCGCGAACCCGACGTCTACACGCAGTTCGAGGACGGCATGGAGGGCGGGCTCGACAACCCGCTCGGCGCCCGCGCGCTCTACCTGCACCAGGGCGGCGAGGACACGCTCTACCGCATCCACGGCACCCGCAGCCCGTGGTCCATCGGCAAGGCGGTGTCCTCGGGCTGCATCCGGCTGTTCAACCAGGACGTCATCCATCTTGCCGACCAGGTGAGCTCTGGCACGCGCGTGATCGTGCTGAGCGCGGCGGAAACCGGCAAGTACACCCGCCCGCCGTCGGACATCGCGGACGGGGGGCAGAGCCCCGCCGCGTCTCCGGCCTCGGGCACGCCCGATATTGCCGGCATGGCGGAACAGACGCTCGACGCGCTGCCGCCGGAGCCGGGCTGA
- a CDS encoding TlpA family protein disulfide reductase yields the protein MSSVALGPLVFDAARLAAILGCAVLLGGAELADIRARRRGAPARHAVQAMRLVVTGLIAARAGYVAQNLAVFAEAPLDVLKVWQGGFSVGFGLAGLGAALAVTALRDLRGALPLGGLALAAVALGFGLLAAFPDPRGRPAPDVPLHALGGAPLTLTALDGPAVVNLWASWCPPCRREMPMMMEVADGGDLPILFVNQGEQPPQITRFLEQAGLAREGIYLDPARALMATYGARGLPATLFLDAEGRLVGTHTGEISRAELLRRMTTLSKGTT from the coding sequence ATGAGCTCGGTCGCGCTCGGGCCGCTGGTCTTCGACGCCGCCCGGCTCGCGGCCATCCTCGGCTGCGCCGTGCTGCTTGGCGGCGCCGAGCTGGCCGACATCCGTGCCCGCCGGCGCGGTGCCCCGGCGCGCCATGCGGTGCAGGCGATGCGCCTTGTCGTCACCGGGCTGATCGCGGCGCGCGCGGGCTACGTGGCGCAGAACCTCGCGGTCTTCGCCGAGGCCCCGCTGGACGTGCTCAAGGTCTGGCAGGGTGGTTTCTCGGTGGGCTTCGGGCTGGCCGGGCTTGGCGCCGCGCTGGCCGTCACGGCCCTGCGGGATCTCCGCGGCGCGCTGCCGCTTGGCGGGCTCGCGCTCGCCGCGGTCGCGCTGGGCTTCGGCCTTCTGGCGGCGTTTCCCGATCCGCGCGGCCGACCGGCCCCCGACGTGCCGCTGCATGCGCTCGGCGGCGCGCCGTTGACCCTCACCGCGCTTGATGGTCCCGCCGTCGTCAACCTGTGGGCGTCGTGGTGCCCTCCGTGCCGCCGCGAGATGCCGATGATGATGGAGGTCGCCGACGGCGGTGATCTGCCGATCCTCTTCGTGAACCAGGGCGAGCAGCCGCCGCAGATTACACGCTTTCTCGAGCAGGCTGGTCTGGCCCGCGAGGGCATCTACCTCGACCCGGCGAGGGCCCTGATGGCGACCTATGGCGCAAGGGGCCTGCCCGCGACGCTGTTCCTCGATGCCGAGGGGCGGCTCGTCGGGACCCACACGGGCGAGATCTCCCGCGCCGAACTGCTCCGGCGCATGACCACACTTTCGAAAGGCACGACATGA
- the dsbD gene encoding protein-disulfide reductase DsbD, whose amino-acid sequence MMMLRFCLMVFLTTLAAPLAAQSPLPADEAFRLEVAREGDTLVATWEIAEGYYLYRDFMGAEDGSGAALPMALPDGEMKDDPNFGEVEIFHEGVQARIEGADGPVTLRWQGCEEDSICYPPQTRTIEAGADGGMSTPGASPAESTQGFQGSGFTRVGDGASTGTGAEVEPEQTADGGLVLAKTDGLIERFSTGGTLMVVAGFFGLGLLLSLTPCVFPMIPIVAGMVAGGSQRPSARRGALLGGAYVLGMAGAFALIGAAAAWSGENLQIALQSPPAVILTAGLFVLLAVAAFGLFELRMPAAVTARLNRVEGRRGSLPGAALLGVTSALIVGPCVTAPLAGALLYIAQSGDLLLGAVALFALGLGQGLPLVAVAAFGPQVLPRSGAWMERIRQLFGLVFLGLAVWMLGRILPGPVTLALWSALLIGAGAALFPREAPAPLVAALAVILGFAGALQGVGAAMGAVDPLKPLAPLAARDASAAQADPFATVTGTDGLESALAASEAPALVYVTADWCTTCRSIERGPLSDPQVLAALEGVTPIKVDVSDFDDEAQRALDLLGAAGPPTMVFLDAARAEVPGTRLVGDVHEEALLAALREAAR is encoded by the coding sequence ATGATGATGCTCCGATTCTGCCTGATGGTCTTCCTGACAACGCTTGCGGCGCCGCTCGCGGCACAGTCTCCGCTGCCGGCCGACGAGGCGTTCCGGCTCGAGGTTGCGCGCGAGGGCGACACGCTGGTCGCGACCTGGGAGATCGCCGAAGGTTACTATCTCTATCGCGATTTCATGGGTGCCGAGGATGGTTCGGGAGCGGCCCTGCCGATGGCGCTGCCAGACGGCGAGATGAAGGACGATCCGAACTTCGGCGAGGTCGAGATCTTCCACGAGGGCGTGCAGGCCCGTATCGAAGGCGCCGATGGGCCGGTTACGCTGCGCTGGCAGGGCTGCGAAGAGGATAGCATCTGCTATCCGCCACAGACCCGCACCATCGAGGCTGGCGCGGACGGTGGGATGTCCACGCCCGGCGCGTCACCGGCGGAATCGACGCAGGGCTTTCAGGGCTCCGGCTTCACGCGGGTGGGTGACGGCGCTTCCACGGGCACCGGGGCCGAGGTTGAACCCGAGCAGACAGCCGACGGCGGCCTCGTGCTTGCGAAGACCGACGGGCTTATCGAACGATTCTCGACGGGCGGCACGCTGATGGTCGTGGCCGGCTTCTTCGGGCTCGGGCTGCTGCTGTCGCTCACGCCTTGTGTTTTCCCGATGATCCCGATCGTGGCGGGCATGGTCGCAGGTGGCAGCCAGCGACCCTCGGCGCGGCGCGGAGCGCTTCTGGGCGGCGCCTACGTGCTGGGCATGGCCGGGGCCTTTGCACTGATCGGCGCGGCGGCAGCGTGGTCCGGGGAGAACCTGCAGATCGCGCTGCAGTCGCCGCCTGCCGTGATCCTGACCGCCGGGCTCTTCGTGCTGCTCGCCGTCGCGGCCTTCGGTCTCTTCGAGTTGCGGATGCCCGCCGCCGTGACGGCCCGGCTGAACCGGGTCGAGGGGCGTCGCGGCTCGCTGCCCGGGGCGGCATTGTTGGGCGTGACCTCGGCGCTGATCGTGGGGCCTTGCGTGACCGCGCCGCTGGCCGGGGCGCTGCTCTACATCGCGCAGAGCGGCGACCTGCTGCTCGGGGCCGTGGCGCTGTTCGCGCTGGGGCTGGGGCAGGGGCTGCCGCTGGTGGCCGTCGCGGCCTTCGGTCCGCAGGTGCTGCCGCGCTCGGGCGCGTGGATGGAGCGCATCCGGCAGCTGTTCGGGCTCGTGTTCCTCGGGCTCGCGGTCTGGATGCTGGGCCGTATCCTGCCGGGGCCGGTCACGCTGGCGCTCTGGTCGGCGCTGCTGATCGGCGCGGGCGCGGCGCTGTTTCCGCGCGAAGCCCCCGCGCCGCTGGTCGCCGCGCTCGCGGTGATCCTCGGTTTTGCCGGGGCGCTGCAGGGCGTCGGTGCCGCGATGGGCGCGGTCGACCCGCTGAAGCCGCTCGCCCCGCTGGCCGCGCGCGATGCCTCCGCTGCGCAAGCCGACCCCTTCGCCACCGTCACCGGCACCGATGGGCTCGAGAGCGCGCTCGCGGCATCGGAAGCACCCGCGCTGGTCTATGTCACCGCCGACTGGTGCACCACCTGCCGCAGCATCGAACGCGGACCGCTGTCGGACCCGCAGGTGCTTGCGGCGCTGGAAGGCGTGACCCCGATCAAGGTCGACGTCTCCGACTTCGATGACGAAGCGCAACGCGCGCTCGACCTGCTGGGCGCGGCGGGGCCGCCGACCATGGTCTTTCTCGACGCCGCCCGCGCCGAGGTGCCCGGCACGCGGCTCGTGGGCGATGTTCACGAGGAAGCGCTGCTCGCCGCCCTCCGCGAGGCCGCGCGATGA